In Pseudomonas abieticivorans, the genomic window GGCAAGCCATGCTCCCACAGGTTGTATTACGCCAGCGCTGCAGCCCCTGCCCGGGCAATCTGGGCATCGAACTCCGACTTGACCCCTGACACCCCCACCGCGCCAATCACCTGGCCTTCGAACACGATCGGCACCGCGCCTTCCAGGCAGGTCATCAGCTTGACCGAGACGAACGCCGTGTGGCCGTTGTTCACCAACTCCTGATAGTACTTGGACTCGCGGCCGCTCATGGCCGAGGTGCGGGCTTTTTCCGGGGCCAGGTAGGCGGTGCTCGACGCGGCGCCATCCAGGCGCTCCAGGCCCAGCAGGTGGCCGCCGTCATCTACCACGGCAATGCTCACGGCCCAATGGTT contains:
- a CDS encoding heme-binding protein encodes the protein MQRKAVLGHAETTRILAAARAEALANHWAVSIAVVDDGGHLLGLERLDGAASSTAYLAPEKARTSAMSGRESKYYQELVNNGHTAFVSVKLMTCLEGAVPIVFEGQVIGAVGVSGVKSEFDAQIARAGAAALA